In Vibrio tritonius, the following are encoded in one genomic region:
- a CDS encoding phosphotransferase family protein, with translation MGESKVTLVEYQGRTCIRKQGANSVETGFYQFAASELKGVNTPKLVWLDQHDLYLEFIPRKVSLEQLVEHKSVFKQLSLIHQSDYQPSFPVKQHRWQLVDTEFALATLGLPDMCEEMVRSIQACSADLFGPSGLISGDSNDGNWGVRDSGELVLFDWERFGFGSPAIDLAPLVKGMGSLDDYLHIIEKYLFYNSSLSDRSLLKQLIIAKMWIAIEVTNLLKIRQKAGAERYFNWYRTHLPMWLNTIENCL, from the coding sequence ATGGGTGAATCCAAAGTTACCTTAGTTGAATATCAAGGTAGAACCTGTATTCGTAAGCAGGGTGCTAATTCTGTTGAAACGGGTTTTTATCAGTTTGCAGCTTCTGAATTGAAAGGTGTGAATACACCAAAATTGGTTTGGTTAGATCAGCATGATTTGTATCTCGAATTTATTCCTAGGAAGGTTTCTTTAGAACAGCTCGTTGAACATAAGAGTGTTTTTAAACAGCTGTCATTGATTCATCAATCCGACTATCAACCCTCTTTCCCCGTAAAGCAGCACCGCTGGCAATTGGTAGATACCGAATTCGCTTTAGCTACATTGGGTTTGCCAGACATGTGCGAAGAAATGGTTCGTTCAATTCAAGCATGTTCAGCGGATCTTTTTGGTCCGAGTGGGCTGATCTCCGGCGATTCAAACGATGGCAATTGGGGAGTAAGAGATTCTGGTGAGCTGGTTTTATTTGATTGGGAACGGTTTGGCTTTGGAAGCCCCGCTATTGACTTAGCCCCCTTGGTGAAAGGGATGGGCTCGCTAGATGATTATCTACATATTATTGAAAAATATCTGTTTTATAATTCATCGCTATCTGATAGATCTTTATTAAAGCAATTGATTATCGCCAAAATGTGGATTGCGATTGAAGTGACGAACCTACTAAAAATACGCCAGAAAGCAGGTGCTGAACGTTATTTCAATTGGTATAGAACGCATCTTCCCATGTGGCTTAACACGATAGAGAACTGCTTGTGA
- a CDS encoding pentapeptide repeat-containing protein, protein MDTLTDGESYFDACFSKLVSDDLRLKNSEFEECRFEDCDFSGAEFKNCKFTNCEFERCNVSLVSLPNTKVFGMTFTECKLVGVDWTKVTWPVFHVDFELTFKRCIMTDNSFYGLTLHELVLDECKLHDVDFREGKFPDSTMTYCDFTNSLFMRTNLQQVDFSESTNYTIDVLENQVKGAKFTRFEALSLLECLGIELVD, encoded by the coding sequence ATGGATACCTTAACCGATGGCGAAAGCTATTTTGATGCCTGTTTTAGCAAGCTAGTGAGTGATGACTTGCGACTGAAAAATAGCGAATTTGAGGAGTGCCGTTTCGAAGATTGTGATTTTTCTGGTGCCGAATTTAAAAACTGCAAATTCACTAACTGTGAATTTGAGCGTTGCAATGTGAGTTTGGTGTCGTTGCCCAATACGAAAGTCTTTGGCATGACGTTTACTGAGTGCAAATTGGTGGGGGTGGACTGGACTAAGGTAACTTGGCCGGTGTTTCACGTCGACTTTGAATTGACATTTAAGCGCTGCATTATGACTGATAACTCTTTCTATGGTTTAACGCTGCATGAATTGGTGTTGGACGAATGCAAACTACACGATGTTGATTTTCGAGAAGGGAAGTTTCCTGATTCCACTATGACCTACTGTGATTTCACCAACAGCTTGTTTATGCGAACCAATCTGCAGCAAGTTGATTTTAGTGAGTCGACTAACTACACGATTGATGTATTAGAGAACCAAGTCAAAGGAGCGAAATTCACGCGTTTTGAAGCGCTGAGTTTGTTGGAATGTTTAGGTATCGAGCTGGTGGATTGA
- a CDS encoding HAD family hydrolase, with the protein MKLVIFDCDGTLVDSERLGNLALQQQLAQFDIHYGVDELLAKFRGGKLASIIASLEQECRVVFPVTFEAEYRAKMTALFDEHLKPNDGVKEMLESLSIPCCIASSAPKAKIDRALEITGLTNYFGDNIFSSYDVGSWKPDPQLFLHAAQQMKSDPKDCCVVEDSVIGLQAAKSAQMKSIYYAPNLSVQHELASVQIRHMSELSNHIATTL; encoded by the coding sequence ATGAAGTTAGTTATTTTTGATTGTGATGGCACGCTGGTTGATAGCGAACGTTTGGGTAATTTGGCGCTACAGCAGCAACTTGCCCAATTCGATATTCATTACGGTGTTGATGAGCTGTTGGCAAAATTCCGTGGAGGAAAACTCGCATCAATTATTGCAAGCCTTGAACAAGAGTGCAGAGTCGTTTTCCCTGTAACATTTGAAGCAGAATATCGGGCGAAAATGACTGCATTATTCGATGAACATTTAAAACCCAACGATGGCGTAAAAGAGATGTTAGAGTCGCTTTCTATCCCATGTTGCATTGCTTCATCTGCGCCAAAAGCCAAGATAGATCGAGCGTTAGAGATTACTGGTTTAACCAACTATTTTGGCGATAACATTTTTAGTTCTTACGATGTGGGCTCATGGAAGCCAGATCCACAACTGTTTCTACATGCGGCGCAGCAGATGAAATCCGATCCTAAAGATTGCTGCGTTGTTGAAGACAGCGTTATCGGCTTACAGGCGGCAAAGAGTGCACAAATGAAAAGTATCTACTATGCGCCTAACTTGTCTGTGCAGCATGAACTGGCTAGCGTGCAAATTCGTCATATGTCCGAATTAAGCAATCATATTGCCACCACACTTTAA
- a CDS encoding NUDIX hydrolase — MKFELDKFNGIIISQDDFPHNIDMFTAELENIVTFSQVEKKNIIWLTLPIHLSHFVSAATKLGFVFHNCLEEELTLIHKAAETTFIPFIPTHTIGAGAIVKNAAGELLVIREHGMKGFKLPGGHVELGEKIETAIIREVAEETGVAAAFHAIVGFTTRHPFQFGKTNLYFVCRLHAISDEISIQDMEEVAEAKWISVDDYLLDETSASFNRQMVEACHDAKGLQSFLPTNNAGPYKKHETFFA, encoded by the coding sequence TTGAAATTTGAACTTGATAAATTTAATGGCATTATTATCAGCCAAGACGATTTTCCGCACAATATTGACATGTTTACTGCTGAACTAGAAAACATCGTCACCTTTTCTCAAGTAGAAAAGAAAAACATTATTTGGTTAACCTTACCGATTCATCTATCTCATTTCGTCTCCGCGGCAACAAAGTTGGGTTTTGTTTTTCATAATTGCCTCGAAGAGGAATTAACCCTCATTCATAAAGCAGCAGAGACCACATTCATTCCTTTTATTCCCACTCATACTATAGGCGCTGGTGCGATTGTGAAAAATGCAGCAGGAGAGCTATTGGTCATCCGCGAGCATGGAATGAAAGGGTTTAAATTGCCTGGCGGCCATGTTGAATTAGGGGAGAAAATAGAAACAGCGATTATTCGCGAAGTGGCCGAGGAAACGGGTGTGGCCGCAGCGTTTCATGCGATAGTTGGCTTTACGACTCGTCATCCATTTCAATTTGGTAAAACCAATCTCTATTTTGTTTGTCGACTTCACGCCATTTCCGATGAGATAAGCATCCAAGACATGGAAGAAGTGGCTGAAGCAAAATGGATATCGGTTGACGATTATCTGTTAGACGAAACCAGTGCCAGCTTCAACCGACAAATGGTTGAGGCATGTCATGATGCGAAAGGGCTGCAATCATTTTTACCCACCAACAATGCGGGTCCTTATAAAAAGCATGAAACCTTTTTTGCCTAG
- a CDS encoding GNAT family N-acetyltransferase produces MNICLLAEHPQYCPEIAQWYFDEWACLSPHASIERVIADVIAKSHSKSLLPLSYIALSDTTLAGVAELKYREHKGYPDYEHWLGGVFVSPNYRRQGVAKALITKALHHADGLGIRYLYLQTEDKNRILYQQFGFHPLHETEPGIFIMMRNSFEI; encoded by the coding sequence ATGAACATTTGTTTATTGGCTGAGCACCCACAATATTGCCCAGAAATAGCGCAATGGTACTTTGATGAATGGGCTTGTCTGTCTCCCCATGCGTCTATCGAGCGAGTGATTGCTGACGTAATCGCAAAATCCCACAGCAAATCTTTGTTACCACTCTCTTATATTGCCTTGAGTGATACCACTCTTGCCGGAGTGGCTGAGCTCAAGTATCGAGAACACAAAGGTTATCCAGATTATGAGCACTGGTTGGGCGGCGTTTTTGTTAGCCCTAATTATCGTCGACAAGGGGTTGCTAAGGCATTAATTACAAAGGCTCTTCATCACGCTGATGGTTTAGGTATTCGCTATCTGTATTTACAAACGGAAGACAAAAATAGGATTCTGTATCAGCAATTTGGTTTTCATCCTCTGCATGAAACTGAGCCGGGTATTTTTATTATGATGAGAAACAGTTTTGAAATTTGA
- a CDS encoding GNAT family N-acetyltransferase, translated as MDIKEEFCSHELLFRPICVEDGAALFDSVSSNSFPNSLPLSRLSTLDDAKQWCADRAAQWLTGDCFVWTCRRICDLSTVGQVTLLPQSHQLALAYWISPQYWGQGIAVEMCQAVLRQASLSGYRGLIWAGVHNWNHRSQRVLRKLGFTERLNTDQSDVNEYVVMIGADLSI; from the coding sequence GTGGATATCAAGGAAGAATTTTGTTCTCATGAGCTACTTTTCCGCCCTATTTGCGTTGAAGATGGGGCTGCACTTTTTGATTCTGTCAGTTCTAATTCATTTCCTAATTCACTTCCGTTATCACGTCTTTCTACGTTAGATGACGCCAAACAATGGTGTGCCGACAGAGCGGCACAGTGGCTCACTGGGGATTGTTTTGTTTGGACATGTCGTCGTATTTGTGACCTATCTACCGTTGGACAAGTTACCCTCCTGCCTCAATCTCACCAATTGGCTCTAGCCTATTGGATTAGTCCTCAATATTGGGGGCAAGGTATTGCAGTTGAAATGTGTCAAGCTGTGTTAAGGCAAGCAAGTCTTTCTGGTTACCGCGGTTTAATTTGGGCAGGTGTCCATAACTGGAATCACCGCAGCCAAAGGGTGTTACGAAAATTGGGGTTTACCGAGCGCCTTAATACGGACCAAAGTGATGTGAATGAATACGTTGTTATGATTGGCGCTGATTTATCGATTTAA
- a CDS encoding GNAT family N-acetyltransferase yields MENGVNVRKASKEDASELLALIKQKAEFDRSMKGFAGVVSTTTEKIERTLFGESPVAHALLLERDGQVQGVALFHYRYSSFSGDPSIWLDDLFVLEALRSNGYGRQLMLALKVEAKCLLASHISWTASPNNNKAHDFYKKLGAYIERMDGQRPYFRWELINKSISVPNDVERE; encoded by the coding sequence ATGGAGAATGGGGTGAACGTGAGGAAAGCGTCCAAAGAAGACGCAAGTGAGTTGTTAGCACTTATCAAACAAAAAGCTGAGTTTGACCGTAGCATGAAAGGCTTTGCAGGCGTAGTCTCTACCACCACAGAGAAAATTGAACGTACGTTATTTGGAGAGTCTCCAGTTGCTCATGCTCTGTTATTGGAACGCGATGGGCAAGTGCAGGGGGTTGCGTTGTTTCACTATCGTTATTCTTCGTTTAGTGGCGATCCTTCTATTTGGCTTGATGATTTATTCGTGCTAGAAGCTCTGAGGTCAAATGGGTATGGCAGACAACTTATGTTGGCTTTGAAAGTGGAAGCCAAGTGTTTACTTGCTTCCCATATTTCATGGACAGCCAGTCCAAATAACAACAAGGCCCACGACTTCTATAAAAAGTTAGGTGCTTATATCGAGCGAATGGATGGCCAACGTCCGTATTTTCGTTGGGAGCTCATCAATAAGTCCATTTCTGTGCCAAATGACGTTGAAAGGGAATGA
- a CDS encoding PhzF family phenazine biosynthesis protein, translating into MDTYDVFGGESASGNPCGVLELDRWLSDEELKKITYEAGLPVTSFVIKNNGQFHIRWFSQDGEINLCGHGSLGAGAAIISKYKLDNVLFSSKYGSVKIAKKNGVYTLELPSWKGEICAVPPEIADLAVDAIDVFSTRDLVIVLPSIESVRSFKPDDMRFKQLAKYHALIVTAANGENGYVLRYFAPKIGISEELATGSAQCSLAPYWFNRLNSDSLQVHQLSSLGGYFGVRRIADDSIVLLANATLRK; encoded by the coding sequence ATAGATACATATGACGTGTTTGGGGGAGAGTCGGCTTCTGGTAACCCTTGTGGTGTATTAGAGCTTGATAGATGGCTTTCTGATGAAGAGCTAAAGAAAATAACTTATGAAGCAGGGCTGCCAGTTACCTCTTTTGTTATAAAAAATAATGGGCAGTTTCACATTCGCTGGTTTTCGCAGGATGGAGAAATTAACCTGTGTGGTCATGGTAGCTTAGGGGCTGGTGCTGCAATAATCTCTAAGTACAAACTCGATAATGTACTTTTTAGTAGCAAATACGGGAGCGTCAAAATTGCGAAAAAGAATGGTGTATATACCCTGGAGTTGCCTAGCTGGAAAGGTGAAATATGTGCTGTCCCACCAGAAATAGCAGACTTAGCTGTTGATGCTATTGACGTATTTTCAACTCGAGACTTAGTTATAGTCTTACCCTCTATAGAATCTGTAAGAAGTTTTAAGCCTGATGATATGCGTTTTAAACAGCTTGCTAAGTACCATGCTTTAATCGTGACTGCAGCAAACGGTGAAAATGGGTATGTATTAAGATATTTTGCACCCAAAATTGGTATATCTGAAGAACTGGCGACAGGTTCTGCTCAATGCTCTTTAGCTCCATATTGGTTTAACAGACTTAACTCAGATTCACTTCAGGTACATCAACTTTCATCATTAGGTGGCTATTTCGGCGTAAGGCGTATTGCAGATGATTCAATTGTGTTGTTAGCAAATGCAACATTACGGAAATAG
- a CDS encoding HD domain-containing protein, giving the protein MLEQYEQQFLDFIQREMKQDLAHDINHVLRVVKTAKSLCDREGGIMEIVVPAAYLHDCFSFPKHHPEKKKSSQLAAQKANDFLSSIGYPQDYLPAIYHAIEAHSFSANIKANSLEAKIVQDADRLDALGAIGIARCIQVNSSMGVGLYQADDPFCASRLPDDKSYAIDHFYVKLLKLKDIMHTHSAQLEAQKRTEFMQLYLQQLDNEI; this is encoded by the coding sequence GTGTTAGAGCAATACGAGCAACAGTTTTTGGATTTTATTCAAAGAGAAATGAAGCAGGATTTGGCGCACGATATAAACCATGTCTTGCGGGTGGTAAAAACGGCTAAATCACTCTGTGACCGCGAAGGTGGCATTATGGAAATAGTGGTGCCAGCCGCTTACTTACACGACTGTTTTTCCTTTCCTAAACATCACCCCGAGAAAAAGAAAAGCTCCCAGCTTGCCGCACAAAAGGCCAATGATTTTTTGAGCAGTATTGGTTATCCGCAGGATTATTTACCCGCTATCTACCACGCTATCGAAGCACACAGTTTTAGTGCCAATATTAAAGCCAATTCTCTTGAGGCCAAAATTGTTCAAGATGCAGACCGGTTAGATGCTTTAGGTGCTATTGGTATTGCACGGTGTATTCAGGTCAATAGCAGCATGGGAGTCGGCTTATATCAGGCAGATGATCCTTTTTGTGCTTCAAGGCTGCCAGATGATAAGAGCTACGCCATTGACCACTTTTACGTAAAGTTATTGAAATTAAAAGATATCATGCATACCCACTCAGCCCAGCTTGAAGCACAAAAAAGAACGGAATTTATGCAACTTTATTTACAGCAGTTAGATAACGAAATTTAA